In Lodderomyces elongisporus chromosome 1, complete sequence, a genomic segment contains:
- the DPS1 gene encoding aspartate--tRNA ligase dps1 yields the protein MSATGEMEKLSIKEQQGEAQATASSEDKTAPAQEEEVILGEDGQPLSKKALKKLQKEKEKQAKKAEREAQLAKEKAAREQEAANDPAKANYGKLPIINSSKKTDTTRVNISDLSAADDGKTVVFRARVHKTRQQGATMVFLTLRQQSNLIQALLKTNKEQDNTAISKQMVKWAGGINLESIVLVEGKVAKVDELVKSATVQDAEIHITKIFTIQETPEQLPLLIEDASRTEQEAEELGLPVVNLDTRLDARVIDLRTPTNQAIFKIQSGVCQLFREFLTKKKFTEIHTPKIIGAASEGGSNVFEINYFKGSAFLAQSPQLYKQQLIAGDFERVFEIAPVFRAENSNTHRHMTEFTGLDLEMAFEEHYDEVLEVLEELFVFIFTELKMRFGKEIDTVRRQFPVEEFKIPKDGKMVKLHFKEGVAMLREAGKEVGDYEDLSTENERLLGKLVREKYDTDFYILDKFPLAIRPFYTMPDAEDPNYSNSYDFFMRGEEILSGAQRIHDPELLKERMRAHEVDPNVPGLNDYVDAFTYGCPPHAGGGIGLERVVMFFLDLKNIRRASLFPRDPKRLRP from the coding sequence atgTCAGCTACAggggaaatggaaaaattgTCGATTAAGGAACAACAAGGCGAAGCGCAAGCTACGGCTTCTTCAGAAGACAAAACAGCACCAGCGCAAGAGGAGGAAGTCATCTTGGGAGAAGATGGTCAGCCATTATCTAAGAAAgcattgaagaaattgcagaaagagaaggaaaaacaagCCAAAAAAGCTGAAAGAGAAGCCCAATTAGCCAAAGAGAAGGCAGCTAGGGAACAGGAGGCAGCTAATGATCCTGCAAAGGCAAACTACGGGAAATTGCCAATCATCAATTCTTCTAAAAAAACAGACACCACAAGAGTCAACATTTCTGACTTATCTGCTGCCGATGACGGAAAGACAGTTGTATTTAGAGCTAGAGTGCACAAGACTAGACAGCAAGGTGCAACCATGGTCTTTCTCACTTTAAGACAACAATCCAATTTAATCCAAGCTTTGTTAAAAACCAACAAGGAGCAAGATAacactgctatttctaaaCAAATGGTGAAATGGGCCGGAGGTATCAACTTGGAGAGTATTGTGTTGGTCGAAGGTAAAGTTGCTAAAGTTGACGAATTAGTGAAATCCGCCACTGTACAAGATGCGGAAATTCACATTACAAAGATCTTCACCATCCAAGAAACTCCTGAACAATTACCGCTTTTGATCGAGGATGCCTCTAGAACTGAGCAAGAGGCTGAGGAGTTGGGCTTGCCAGTTGTCAACTTGGATACTAGATTAGACGCTAGAGTCATTGATTTGAGAACCCCTACTAATCAAGCCATTTTCAAGATCCAATCAGGCGTGTGCCAATTATTCAGAGAATTcttgacaaaaaagaagtttaCCGAAATTCACACCCCAAAGATCATTGGTGCTGCATCCGAAGGTGGATCCaatgtttttgaaattaaCTATTTCAAGGGTTCCGCTTTTTTGGCTCAATCTCCACAATTGtataaacaacaattgattGCTGGTGATTTCGAAAGAGTGTTTGAGATTGCTCCAGTTTTTAGAGCTGAGAACTCAAATACTCATCGTCACATGACGGAGTTTACTGGTTTGGATTTGGAGATGGCTTTTGAAGAACATTACGATGAAGTTTTGGAAGTTTTGGAAGAGTTATTTGTCTTTATCTTCACTGAGTTGAAGATGAGATTTGGTAAGGAGATTGATACTGTTAGAAGGCAATTTCCAGTTGAAGAGTTCAAGATTCCTAAGGATGGTAAGATGGTGAAGTTGCACTTCAAAGAAGGTGTTGCCATGTTGAGAGAGGCAGGTAAAGAAGTTGGTGACTACGAAGATTTGTCAACTGAGAATGAAAGGTTGTTGGGTAAATTGGTGCGTGAAAAATATGACACCGATTTTTACATCTTGGACAAGTTCCCCTTGGCCATTAGACCATTCTATACCATGCCCGATGCAGAAGATCCAAATTACTCCAACTCTTATGATTTTTTCATGAGAGGTGAAGAAATCTTATCAGGGGCTCAACGTATTCACGACCCAGAGttattgaaagaaagaatgagGGCACACGAAGTTGATCCTAATGTACCTGGATTGAACGACTACGTTGATGCATTCACGTACGGATGTCCACCACatgctggtggtggtattggTTTGGAGAGAGTGGTTATGTTCTTCTTGGACTTGAAGAATATCCGTCGTGCATCTTTGTTCCCAAGAGATCCAAAACGTTTAAGACCATAG